The genomic interval TCATTTGTTTCCACGTGTTTCTCCAGACTGTTGGCTATAGTTGTGTCTATGTTCAATCTGATCTAAATCTTGATGTagtttcctttctttctttgtcttaAATCTTGCCAGCCGTGTAAGTtaacttgcatttttttttaatcacttttcaTTGGTATGATCCAAACTCAGACAGTTGAATtcacaaattgttttttttttttttgctaaactATCGAACactataacaaaataaaataatataaacaagATGGGATGATAGAGCGAAGGTATCAATCCCCAACCATGAGCCTCGGGATTATTCTGCCCGCCGTTGTGGCTCAGGTTGCCTAACTAGCTGTGACGCTCATTCCTAGACGATTCAAGTGGTTATCCCTGCGTTTAAAGACACAATTTGATCCAAGTAGAAACAAAATGATTGCTCCATCGGTTGATCCTCACATGAACCAATGTGTTTCTGAATCCTAAGTAAGAATAAAATCATTGTACTTTGCTGGGATTTTCTTCTGCCGCTGTGGTCTACCTCCACGGGATGTAGGAGGTGGAGATTCCTGGGTTACTTCCTGTTGCTCAATGGCACTGCTACGGCCAGTACGCTCCTCAGATGAAGACTGAAGGCGAGTGCGTTGTCGCTGATGCTCAACTTCTGTCGGCTCTGTAGAGGGTGCCTCAGGAGCACTGTTGGCTGTTGCTCTCAGGAACCTGCGGTTGCGTCGAAATTGATGGCCGTCATCCGTCTGTACCAAGTATGACCTGTCGCCAAGGATCTTTCTACACACCGCTTGTCTCCAGGGTTGGTGAGGGAGATCAGGCTGTAGAAGTACACCTTGGCCGATTCTAAGTTCTGGTAGATCCTTAGCCCCTCGGTCATACTGGAGCTTGGCCTTCTGCTTTCTCAATTTGATTTGCTCAGGAACATTTGGTACTACATGAGGCATTAGTAGTACGTCTGGTGTGGGAAGGCCTGTACGAGTGCGTCTTGACATCAGTTTCTGGACAGCACTCACTCCATCAGGATCAGGAGTGTTCCTCCATTCCAGTATTGCTCGTTGGACATCGCTACCTTCCTTCACAGCTTTCTTGATGATCGTTTTTACTATCTTTACAGCTGACTCAGATTTTCCATTGCTCTGGCTGTATCTGGGTGAGCTTGTCACGTGTTCAAAGTCCCATTCTGCTGCAAATTGGGCGTATTCCTGGGCCACAAATTGTGGTCCATTGTCTGTTATGACTCGCTCCGGGATGCCATAACGTGCGAAATGTTGTTTAGTGCACTGGGCAACATCTCCGGCTCTCGTGGCATCCATCTGGTCCAGCTCCCAGTAGTCAGAGTAGAAGTCTACCGTCACCAGATAATCCTTGTTATTCACATGGAATAAATCTTGTCCCACAACCTTCCATGGCCTGCTTGGTATTTCAGCTGACAtcattgtttccttttgctGTTTGGGCTTCATGGAATTGCATGTAGGGCATTGCTCCACCTTTTCTCTGACTTGGGCTGCCATTCCAGGCCAGAAAAGTGTGTCCCTAGCCCGTCTGATGCAGGCCTCTATTCCTAGGTGGCTCCTGTGCACTTTTTCCACCATCATACTTCGTAGTGCCATAGGGATGATCACCTTCTGTCCCTTAAACAAGATTCCATTCTGGGCTGTAATCTCATCCCTGTAATTGAAGTACTCCCGGATGCTACCAGGAACAGCCTCCTTGTTGTCTGGCCATCCTTGTCGGACCATTAACATTAGCTCCTGAAGCTGTTGGTCTGTACCGGTGCTACATCTCAGTTGGTGCTCAGTGGCTGCACTTACTTTCAAGAGATCCATCTGGTTGATGACCTCGAGTTCGTCAAAGATCCTGGATTCTTTCCTGTCATTGGGTAAGTAAGCACGGCTCAGCCAATCAGCTATGTGCATATCTTTTCCTGGCTTATGCTGTAGCTGCAACTGGTATCTTTGTAGCCTCATCAACATTCTTTGAAGCCTTTTTGGTGCTCTGTGCAAACTCTTGCCAAAGATTGGCACCAGGGGCTTATGGTCAGTCTCGACAGTTGTCTTCTTGCCTTGAATATAGTGTGCAAATCTGTCACAAGCAAACACAATGGAGAGGCACTCCTTCTCTATCTGTGCATAACACTGTTCCGTTCTTGAAAGAGCTCTGGATGCGAAGACCACTGGTTGTCCATTCTGTAAGAGTGTGGCTCCAAGACCCTTTTCTGATGCATCACACTGAATTGTCACTTCCTGTGTTATATCAAAGTACTTCAGCACAGGTGCCTGTGTGAGCATCTTCTTGATTTCTCCCAGAGCTTGGTCGTGGTATTCGAGCCATTCAAAGTGTGCCTCTTTATCTGTCAGTCTCCGGAGAGGCTCTGCTACTTCTGAAAGCCTGGGAAGAAACTTGGCTAGGTAGGTAACACTACCTAGCAGCCTTTGGACACCCTTTTTGTCTGCTGGGGGTGCCATTCCCACGACAGCTCGAATCTTCTCTGGATCGGGACGTAATCCATCTGTTGACAGCTTATGGCCCATGTACGTCACTGTACTTTGTCTCAGCTTCAGCTTGGCCCTATTGAGCTTCAGATTCACCTTACGAGCCCTTTTAAGGAACTCTTCTAAGTTCCTATCGTGGTCAGCAAGTGCTTCTTCCTTGGTGTCGCCTGAGCCAAACACTATGAAGTCATCAGCTATGACTTCAACTCCTGGCAGGCCCTCAATAATCTCATGCTGTCTACGTTGAAATTCCTCGGGTGCTGAGGAAATCCCGAATGGCATGCGCTTGTATCTGTAACGCCCGAACGGTGTGGAGAAAGTTGTCAGGTAGCTACTGGCCTCGTCCATCTTTACTTGCCAGAAGCCATCCTTGGCGTCTAATACTGTGAAGACCTTGGCTTTGGCTAAATTTGGAAGGATATCATCAATGACCGGAATGGGGTAGTGTGGCCTCTTTATGGCTCTATTAAGATCTTTTGGATCTAGGCATATGCGCAATTTCTGAGGCTTCTTTACAACTACCATACTGCTAATCCAATCGGTTGGTTCCGAGATCTTTGCTATAATCCCTCTTTCTTCTAGCTCAGTCAGCTTCTTTCTTAGGTCATTCTTGATATGCACTGGGACTCGCCTTGCCGGATGTTTTACTGGAGTGATTGTCTCATCTATAGTCAATTTGTATGCTCCCGGCAGGCATCCCGAGTCCTTGAAATACATCCTTGTATTCCTCGATGAGGTCTCTGGACTGGGCCATATTGTGCACTTCCTCCTTCGCTAGGACCTTGATCACTCCCATCCTTATAGATGTCTCAGCACTAATCAATGGGATCTCCTTCGCGGTTTCGACTATCTTGAAGTGGAGTTTGTATGACTTTCCACGGAAGTAGCACGTCAGGTCCCTCTCTCCTATAACTGTTAGGAAGGAGTGTTCTGCATACAGCCTTATCCTTGACTGGGAGGGATTCAATGTCGGGCGATCTATCCCTTCCAGCTTAGCAAGCGTTTGATACGGCATTACATTGCAAGTTGCTCCCGTATCAACCTGGCATCGTATTGATTTTTTGTCATCTCTGTCTCCAACTTCCACCCTCACAAAGATTCTTTTTTCTTGGGTATCATTCAGCAGCTTAACCTCTTCCAGGGTGAAAGTAAAGTCATCCTCTGAACTGAGTTCAGCTACATCATCGCCAGCATGTACTTGTTCCGATGTGGTCTTGCAGACCTTAGCGAAGTGATGCTTGCGCTTGCATTTGGAGCACTCTTTTCCATAGGCTGGGCAATTATCACGACCTTTTTTGTGCTTGAGCCCACAATACTTGCAAGCGTTGCTGTTCTTAGCTGAGTTCTTTGAGCTATCAGGTCTGCCTTTCCATTTGCCTTTCAACTTCTGTTGGTGTCGGCCTTCATTTTTGGCAGGCTTACTCTTGGCGAAGTTGACTTCCTGAAGGGATTGCTCTCCattagtcatcattttcagcTGATGCGTGGTGGCCTCACTGATTTTTAGagtgtcaaatgctttatttaGGGTGCACTCTTCCTCCCGGAAAAGTCTGACCCTGGCCCCTTGGTCGCGGCTGCCCATCACCAGGCGATCCCGGATCATTTCCTCCAGTGCGGCGTCACGAAACTTGCACGTGCTGGCAAGCTGTCTCAATCGCT from Lytechinus pictus isolate F3 Inbred chromosome 2, Lp3.0, whole genome shotgun sequence carries:
- the LOC135153232 gene encoding uncharacterized protein K02A2.6-like, yielding MVVVKKPQKLRICLDPKDLNRAIKRPHYPIPVIDDILPNLAKAKVFTVLDAKDGFWQVKMDEASSYLTTFSTPFGRYRYKRMPFGISSAPEEFQRRQHEIIEGLPGVEVIADDFIVFGSGDTKEEALADHDRNLEEFLKRARKVNLKLNRAKLKLRQSTVTYMGHKLSTDGLRPDPEKIRAVVGMAPPADKKGVQRLLGSVTYLAKFLPRLSEVAEPLRRLTDKEAHFEWLEYHDQALGEIKKMLTQAPVLKYFDITQEVTIQCDASEKGLGATLLQNGQPVVFASRALSRTEQCYAQIEKECLSIVFACDRFAHYIQGKKTTVETDHKPLVPIFGKSLHRAPKRLQRMLMRLQRYQLQLQHKPGKDMHIADWLSRAYLPNDRKESRIFDELEVINQMDLLKVSAATEHQLRCSTGTDQQLQELMLMVRQGWPDNKEAVPGSIREYFNYRDEITAQNGILFKGQKVIIPMALRSMMVEKVHRSHLGIEACIRRARDTLFWPGMAAQVREKVEQCPTCNSMKPKQQKETMMSAEIPSRPWKVVGQDLFHVNNKDYLVTVDFYSDYWELDQMDATRAGDVAQCTKQHFARYGIPERVITDNGPQFVAQEYAQFAAEWDFEHVTSSPRYSQSNGKSESAVKIVKTIIKKAVKEGSDVQRAILEWRNTPDPDGVSAVQKLMSRRTRTGLPTPDVLLMPHVVPNVPEQIKLRKQKAKLQYDRGAKDLPELRIGQGVLLQPDLPHQPWRQAVCRKILGDRSYLVQTDDGHQFRRNRRFLRATANSAPEAPSTEPTEVEHQRQRTRLQSSSEERTGRSSAIEQQEVTQESPPPTSRGGRPQRQKKIPAKYNDFILT